A single region of the Anaerolineales bacterium genome encodes:
- the rsmH gene encoding 16S rRNA (cytosine(1402)-N(4))-methyltransferase RsmH: MDAPHQPVLLQAILEGLNVRAAAPGWFIDGTVGAGGHAQAILETAPQAHLLGIDRDPRSLAIAAERLAGYGQRVSLRQGSYTQMGQFTASAGFPLAEGVDGIVLDLGIASMHVDDAARGFSFRADAPLDMRFDPDSDIPTAAEMLNTCPLEDLVRILSDYGEERHAKRIARAIADARPLQTTHDLVRAVERGLRGVKYDHLHPATRTFQAVRIAVNDELAHVERVLPLALSLLRAGGRLAVISFHSLEDRLVKTYFHREARDCLCPPQQIICTCGHKTTLREITRKPLTPDAAEMAANPRSRSAKLRIVERLAVY, translated from the coding sequence TTGGATGCACCGCACCAACCCGTGCTGCTTCAGGCGATCCTTGAGGGGCTGAACGTCCGCGCCGCCGCGCCCGGATGGTTCATTGATGGCACGGTGGGCGCCGGCGGACATGCCCAGGCAATCCTTGAAACTGCCCCGCAAGCGCACTTGTTGGGGATAGACCGCGACCCACGTTCGCTCGCCATTGCCGCCGAGCGGCTTGCCGGCTACGGGCAGCGGGTTTCCCTTCGGCAGGGCAGTTATACCCAGATGGGGCAGTTCACCGCTTCAGCGGGCTTCCCGCTGGCTGAGGGGGTCGATGGGATCGTCCTTGATCTGGGGATCGCCTCCATGCATGTAGACGATGCGGCACGGGGCTTCAGCTTCCGCGCCGATGCCCCCCTCGATATGCGCTTCGATCCTGATTCAGACATTCCCACAGCCGCCGAGATGCTGAACACATGTCCCCTTGAGGATTTGGTGAGAATTCTGAGCGACTATGGGGAGGAACGCCACGCTAAACGGATCGCCCGCGCCATTGCCGATGCCCGCCCACTTCAGACGACACACGATCTCGTTCGGGCGGTAGAGCGCGGGCTGCGGGGCGTCAAATACGATCACCTCCATCCGGCAACGCGCACCTTTCAGGCGGTGCGGATTGCTGTGAACGACGAATTGGCACATGTGGAGCGTGTCTTGCCGCTGGCGCTCAGTTTGCTGCGGGCGGGCGGACGCTTAGCGGTGATCAGCTTTCATAGCTTAGAAGACCGCCTCGTAAAGACCTATTTTCACCGTGAGGCGCGGGACTGTCTTTGCCCTCCCCAGCAGATCATCTGTACCTGTGGGCATAAGACTACCCTGCGCGAGATCACCCGCAAACCGCTGACCCCCGACGCGGCGGAGATGGCGGCAAACCCCCGCAGCCGCAGCGCCAAATTGCGAATCGTGGAGCGCTTGGCGGTATACTAG
- a CDS encoding penicillin-binding protein 2: MRASLNRRLSMLTVGLVVLGVLLLARLASFQFQLDMASYLQTIANRSYRTLDDRFPDRGRIFDRNGELFAGNTTEYRIGVSPVYVSNPQKLAQDLAAILNDDPQRLLDIFASNDPYRALTRLPVSVEVAQKIAALESIAVRIDPEPKRIYPQSSLAAQIVGFVGWDGTIRRGYVGVEGGYNADLAGESRITERSRIPFEVVANDEPPPGKDIYLTIDRDIQFLAERQLLDAITTYGAVGGTILISDPRTGEILAMASYPTFDPNNYYTIDADLMKNPAVSDGYEPGSVFKIVTAAVALQSGRVNENSTYFEGSNSREIGGRRVYNWDRAAHGSQSFVDILVRSWNLGTTWLSVDILGADDFYKGLLAFGVGAPTGIDLEGEASGQLRTPGALYWSDSDLATNSFGQGLTVTPLQMLAFLNTIANDGQMMQPHIRLKTVDNGVVIPSIPTAIRTPVSADVARRITAIMVKVINEGEGSPGKLPGYTIAGKTGTAQIYCATCPGLYDPELQMATFVAFLPADEPRVSVLIKLDKVSRFASETAAPAFATLAKELVVLMNIPTDEQRAILREQGGDTAMIVGR, encoded by the coding sequence ATGCGTGCCAGTTTGAATCGCCGCTTGTCCATGTTGACTGTAGGGTTGGTTGTCCTCGGTGTGCTGCTTTTGGCGCGGTTGGCGTCCTTCCAATTTCAATTGGATATGGCGTCTTACTTGCAGACGATTGCCAACCGCAGCTACCGCACGCTGGATGATCGCTTTCCTGACCGGGGGCGCATTTTTGACCGCAACGGAGAACTTTTTGCTGGCAACACGACGGAATACCGCATCGGCGTTAGTCCTGTCTATGTCTCTAACCCGCAGAAACTTGCCCAAGACCTCGCCGCCATTCTGAATGACGATCCGCAGCGCCTGCTGGACATTTTCGCCAGTAATGATCCCTACCGCGCACTCACCCGCCTGCCCGTCTCGGTGGAGGTAGCGCAGAAAATCGCCGCCCTCGAATCGATTGCCGTCCGCATTGACCCCGAACCGAAACGGATTTACCCGCAGAGCAGCCTTGCCGCACAGATCGTCGGCTTTGTGGGGTGGGATGGCACGATCCGGCGCGGGTATGTGGGGGTGGAAGGCGGCTACAACGCCGATCTCGCCGGGGAAAGCCGCATCACCGAACGCAGCCGCATCCCCTTTGAAGTCGTCGCCAATGACGAACCGCCGCCCGGGAAGGATATTTACCTGACGATTGATCGGGATATTCAATTCCTTGCCGAGCGGCAGCTTCTCGATGCGATCACAACCTACGGCGCGGTGGGGGGGACGATCTTGATCAGCGACCCGCGCACCGGCGAAATCTTGGCGATGGCGTCCTACCCCACCTTTGACCCCAACAACTATTACACGATTGACGCCGACCTGATGAAAAACCCCGCCGTCAGCGATGGCTATGAGCCCGGATCGGTGTTCAAGATCGTCACGGCGGCGGTGGCGCTCCAAAGCGGGCGCGTCAACGAAAACTCCACCTACTTTGAAGGCTCAAACTCCCGTGAGATCGGCGGGCGACGCGTCTATAACTGGGATCGTGCCGCACACGGCTCACAAAGTTTTGTCGATATTCTCGTCCGCTCCTGGAACTTAGGGACGACATGGCTTTCTGTAGACATCTTGGGCGCGGATGATTTCTACAAGGGGTTGTTGGCGTTTGGGGTTGGCGCTCCGACGGGCATTGATCTTGAAGGGGAGGCAAGTGGGCAGCTTCGTACCCCCGGCGCTCTTTATTGGAGCGACTCCGACCTTGCCACGAACAGCTTTGGGCAGGGCTTGACGGTGACTCCCCTTCAGATGCTTGCCTTCCTGAACACAATTGCCAACGATGGGCAGATGATGCAGCCGCATATCCGCCTAAAGACGGTGGATAATGGCGTTGTCATTCCCTCTATCCCAACGGCGATCCGCACTCCCGTTTCGGCAGATGTAGCGCGGCGAATCACGGCGATCATGGTCAAGGTGATCAATGAGGGCGAGGGTAGTCCGGGCAAACTCCCCGGCTACACGATTGCTGGAAAGACCGGCACCGCCCAGATTTACTGTGCCACCTGTCCGGGGCTTTATGACCCCGAACTGCAAATGGCAACCTTCGTCGCCTTCTTGCCCGCTGATGAACCGCGTGTGAGCGTCCTGATCAAGCTTGATAAGGTCAGCCGCTTTGCCAGCGAAACCGCCGCGCCCGCCTTTGCGACTCTGGCGAAAGAACTGGTTGTGCTGATGAACATCCCCACCGATGAGCAGCGTGCCATCCTCCGTGAGCAAGGTGGGGATACCGCCATGATTGTCGGGCGTTAA
- a CDS encoding phospho-N-acetylmuramoyl-pentapeptide-transferase produces MIINPLPFALTLGAIAFLITVIWGDPFIEVLRRLKIGQTIREDGPDWHSERAGTPTMGGILILVPVVLITLMVNGVNLLRAAEGGTGISILIPLFTLITFGALGGADDLLKLRTKGEGLSPAAKTVVSLVLAGLAAGALSLVNGGFQFANELYIPISGIRLAISPLIYIPLAIFIIISTSNAVNLTDGLDGLAGSVVAAAFVAYGLIALVQGQIFLVQFCFVMVGACFAFLWFNARPAQLFMGDTGSLALGATLATVALMSGQWVLLPIIAVVPVTEVLSVIAQVMYARWTGGIRLFRRAPIHYHFQLGGWSETQVVQRFFTISLFAAIIGVALALLR; encoded by the coding sequence ATGATCATCAACCCGCTTCCCTTCGCCCTAACGCTTGGCGCAATCGCCTTCCTCATCACCGTGATCTGGGGCGACCCCTTCATCGAGGTGCTGCGGCGCTTGAAGATTGGGCAGACCATCCGCGAGGATGGACCTGATTGGCACAGCGAACGCGCCGGAACACCGACGATGGGCGGCATTTTGATCCTCGTTCCGGTGGTACTGATCACCCTCATGGTCAACGGCGTGAATCTGCTCCGTGCCGCCGAGGGGGGGACGGGTATCAGCATCCTGATTCCGCTCTTTACCCTGATCACCTTTGGGGCGCTTGGGGGGGCAGATGATCTGCTGAAGTTGCGGACGAAGGGCGAAGGCTTATCCCCCGCTGCCAAGACGGTTGTCTCGTTAGTCTTAGCAGGACTGGCGGCAGGGGCGCTTTCGCTGGTGAACGGCGGTTTTCAGTTTGCTAATGAACTTTACATCCCGATTAGCGGGATTCGCCTCGCAATCTCCCCGCTGATCTACATCCCCCTTGCCATATTCATCATCATCAGCACCTCGAACGCGGTGAACCTGACTGATGGCTTGGATGGTTTGGCGGGATCGGTGGTGGCGGCGGCATTCGTCGCCTATGGGTTGATCGCCCTTGTGCAGGGGCAAATTTTCCTTGTCCAGTTCTGTTTTGTCATGGTTGGCGCGTGTTTTGCCTTCCTGTGGTTCAACGCACGCCCCGCCCAGTTGTTCATGGGCGATACAGGGTCGCTGGCGCTTGGGGCAACACTGGCTACAGTGGCGCTCATGAGCGGACAGTGGGTGCTGCTGCCAATCATCGCCGTTGTGCCGGTGACGGAAGTCCTCAGCGTGATTGCACAGGTGATGTATGCCCGCTGGACGGGGGGCATTCGCCTTTTTCGTCGTGCGCCCATCCATTATCATTTCCAGTTGGGCGGCTGGAGCGAGACCCAGGTTGTCCAGCGCTTTTTTACCATCAGCCTCTTTGCGGCAATCATCGGGGTGGCGTTGGCGCTACTGCGCTGA
- the guaA gene encoding glutamine-hydrolyzing GMP synthase — MTSTHTFTTIHHSGGIAILDYGSQYTQLIARRVREQDVYAEIFPWDAPPESVLATKPVGFILSGGPNSVYDEGAPMLPRYVLEQGIPVLGVCYGMQLLAQALGGRVAGAAAREYGAAVVTLTTSSGLFCDLPPQLEVFMSHGDRLEAIPPGWESLAQTSNSPYAAMGDPTTGRYGVQFHPEVTHTPLGGVILRNFARDLCRAPATWTPASIISENITAIRDQVGEGRVVLGLSGGVDSAVAAALIHRAIGDQLTPIFINNGLMRLNEPEQVVATFRDGLGMHLVAVDATEEFLSALAGVTDPETKRKTIGRLFVRLFEAEARKLGDAAFLAQGTIYPDVIESAAKERPGAHRIKTHHNVGGLPEDMHFQLVEPLRYLFKDEVRRVGTELGLPEAIIWRQPFPGPGLAVRCLGEITWERLERLRAADAIVTGELGAAGLLRGETAQAFAVLLPVKSVGVMGDGRTYQEPVILRAVVTDDFMTAHWARLPYDILARISERIVNEVPGVNRVAYDITSKPPATIEWE, encoded by the coding sequence ATGACCTCCACACACACCTTCACCACGATACACCACAGCGGTGGCATTGCCATCCTTGATTACGGATCGCAATACACCCAGTTGATCGCCCGTCGCGTCCGTGAGCAAGACGTGTATGCCGAAATCTTCCCCTGGGATGCCCCTCCGGAAAGCGTCCTTGCTACAAAGCCCGTTGGGTTCATCCTCTCTGGCGGTCCGAACAGCGTTTACGATGAGGGCGCTCCGATGCTCCCTCGCTATGTTTTGGAGCAAGGTATTCCCGTTTTGGGTGTCTGTTACGGGATGCAGCTTTTGGCGCAGGCGCTAGGTGGGCGCGTAGCAGGGGCTGCGGCGCGGGAATATGGCGCGGCGGTGGTCACGCTGACGACAAGCAGCGGCTTATTCTGCGATTTACCCCCACAGCTTGAGGTTTTTATGAGTCACGGGGATCGGCTTGAAGCGATTCCTCCGGGGTGGGAATCGCTGGCGCAGACAAGCAACTCCCCCTATGCGGCGATGGGCGACCCAACAACGGGGCGCTATGGTGTCCAGTTCCACCCGGAAGTGACCCATACGCCGCTTGGGGGCGTCATCTTGCGCAATTTCGCCCGCGATCTCTGCCGCGCTCCGGCAACATGGACACCTGCCTCAATCATCAGCGAGAACATTACCGCAATACGCGATCAGGTTGGAGAGGGGCGCGTGGTTTTGGGCTTAAGCGGCGGCGTCGATTCGGCGGTAGCAGCAGCCTTGATCCACCGTGCCATTGGCGACCAACTGACCCCCATCTTCATCAACAATGGGCTGATGCGTCTGAACGAACCAGAACAGGTTGTCGCTACCTTTCGAGATGGCTTAGGGATGCACCTTGTGGCTGTCGATGCCACTGAGGAATTCCTCAGCGCGTTGGCAGGGGTCACTGACCCTGAAACAAAACGCAAGACGATTGGGCGCTTGTTCGTTCGCCTGTTCGAGGCAGAGGCACGAAAATTGGGGGATGCCGCCTTCCTTGCACAAGGGACAATCTACCCCGATGTGATCGAAAGTGCGGCGAAGGAACGCCCGGGCGCACACCGCATCAAAACGCACCACAATGTGGGCGGCTTGCCAGAAGATATGCACTTTCAACTCGTGGAGCCGCTGCGCTACCTGTTCAAAGATGAAGTGCGCCGCGTGGGGACGGAGCTTGGCTTGCCAGAGGCGATCATTTGGCGGCAGCCTTTCCCCGGTCCTGGCTTGGCGGTGCGCTGTTTGGGGGAGATTACGTGGGAACGGTTAGAGCGCCTCCGCGCCGCCGACGCCATTGTGACCGGAGAGCTTGGCGCGGCGGGGCTGCTGCGCGGCGAGACAGCGCAGGCATTTGCCGTGCTGCTCCCCGTGAAAAGCGTGGGGGTCATGGGCGATGGGCGTACCTACCAAGAACCGGTGATCCTCCGAGCGGTGGTCACCGATGATTTCATGACGGCGCATTGGGCGCGGCTACCCTATGATATTCTGGCACGCATCAGCGAACGAATTGTCAACGAGGTGCCGGGCGTGAATCGCGTCGCTTATGACATCACAAGCAAACCCCCCGCTACTATTGAGTGGGAGTGA
- a CDS encoding xanthine phosphoribosyltransferase → MQELKDRILAEGQNLGSGILKIDSLLNHQIDSNLIMRCGEAIAQIFRAANPTRVLTAEVSGIAPSFAVGYALGIPVVYARKVKPVTMYGPVFLETAPSHTKGVETNLLVSAEFMPAGERVLVLDDFLASGKTIRSLVRIVRSARSEVIGIAAVVEKVFEGGRAMLEHYGVPIVSLATITAMDDGTITFSE, encoded by the coding sequence ATGCAAGAATTGAAAGATCGCATCCTTGCCGAGGGTCAAAATCTCGGCAGCGGCATTTTGAAGATAGACAGCCTGCTAAACCACCAGATCGACAGCAATCTGATCATGCGCTGCGGTGAGGCAATTGCTCAGATATTCCGTGCGGCGAACCCCACCCGCGTCCTGACAGCGGAAGTCTCTGGGATTGCGCCTAGCTTTGCCGTTGGCTATGCTCTCGGTATTCCCGTTGTCTATGCCCGGAAGGTGAAACCAGTCACCATGTATGGACCCGTTTTTCTGGAAACTGCCCCCTCCCACACAAAAGGTGTGGAGACAAACCTGCTTGTTTCCGCCGAGTTTATGCCCGCCGGGGAGCGCGTCCTCGTCTTGGATGATTTCCTCGCCTCTGGAAAGACAATTCGTAGCCTCGTGCGCATCGTGCGCAGCGCCCGTTCAGAGGTGATCGGTATTGCTGCCGTTGTGGAAAAAGTCTTTGAGGGCGGACGGGCGATGCTCGAACATTATGGCGTCCCCATTGTCTCCCTAGCGACGATCACGGCCATGGACGACGGAACGATTACCTTCAGCGAATGA
- a CDS encoding LysM peptidoglycan-binding domain-containing protein: MLHRSVFYVRTVLILALFLGGLTLSPRGALAQETNLLTNPGFEGDYAAFQGDVSRLVAPGWSAWNVARKSGEPSWSNITPQYLPTERQGRVKEGKRAQELYELYAIYTAGVFQQVNVSPGAKLKFSAEISFWSTDLLDQPTPGQVESQKPGAVNAQVGIDPMGGTNGESTSIIWGSSQAGFYDEFRSLSVEATAAGGTITVFVRAITLDPVRRNHTYIDAAVLTAEGGQGTPVVSQPTATNTPTNTPPPTTSSPPTVTPIPPTVTNTPTTDPFIPTREGTVQPTSQTLIPTVPPPTVPVSTPGGGLEFPDLPGRVEYTVQAGDTVSGIAQRFNTRGDAIIELNNLSPEGLIRVGQKLIIPIPTPPTPTRTNTPIPPTAAPPTAIPPTTAPVTPGVGAAPVEVATLTGPTVNGIGTYIMQPGDTLEAVARRYKTTVAYLAGINGIVNPSRLVIGQVLAVPGPGNNPPGGTPAPTVVPTGQPQPGATRYTVQPGDNLFRISLRFNRTMDAIMRANGIFNPNLIYVGQVLVIP; encoded by the coding sequence ATGCTACATCGTTCGGTGTTTTACGTTCGTACCGTCCTCATTCTTGCTTTGTTCTTGGGCGGTCTCACGCTGTCGCCAAGAGGGGCGCTGGCACAAGAGACAAATTTGCTCACAAACCCGGGGTTCGAGGGCGATTATGCTGCCTTTCAGGGCGATGTTAGCCGCCTTGTTGCGCCGGGCTGGTCAGCATGGAACGTCGCCCGCAAGTCTGGAGAGCCAAGTTGGTCGAACATCACACCCCAATACCTTCCCACAGAGCGTCAGGGGCGGGTGAAGGAAGGCAAACGCGCTCAAGAGCTTTATGAACTCTACGCCATTTACACGGCGGGCGTCTTTCAGCAAGTGAACGTTTCGCCCGGCGCAAAACTGAAATTCAGCGCTGAGATCAGCTTTTGGTCAACCGATTTGCTCGACCAGCCCACACCAGGGCAGGTGGAGAGCCAGAAACCCGGCGCAGTGAACGCCCAAGTGGGCATTGATCCAATGGGTGGCACGAATGGCGAGAGTACAAGCATTATTTGGGGCAGCAGCCAAGCCGGATTTTACGACGAGTTTCGCTCCCTAAGCGTTGAAGCGACAGCAGCGGGGGGGACAATCACCGTCTTTGTGCGGGCGATCACTCTTGACCCTGTGCGGCGTAACCACACCTATATTGATGCCGCTGTTCTGACGGCAGAAGGTGGGCAAGGGACGCCTGTTGTCAGCCAGCCAACAGCGACGAACACGCCAACGAATACACCACCGCCAACGACGAGCAGCCCACCCACCGTAACACCCATCCCGCCGACGGTCACGAATACGCCGACCACCGATCCGTTCATCCCCACGCGGGAGGGGACGGTACAACCCACCTCGCAAACGCTTATCCCCACCGTGCCGCCTCCCACGGTGCCAGTTTCAACCCCTGGCGGTGGTTTGGAATTCCCCGATTTGCCTGGGCGCGTTGAATATACGGTTCAGGCGGGGGATACCGTCAGCGGGATCGCCCAACGCTTCAACACGCGGGGCGACGCAATCATTGAGTTAAACAACCTTTCCCCAGAGGGCTTGATTCGCGTTGGGCAAAAATTAATCATCCCCATCCCCACGCCGCCCACGCCCACCCGCACGAATACGCCGATCCCGCCAACGGCAGCCCCGCCCACCGCCATCCCGCCGACAACAGCGCCGGTTACGCCGGGCGTTGGCGCTGCTCCGGTGGAGGTTGCGACGCTCACCGGACCGACGGTGAACGGCATCGGAACGTACATCATGCAGCCCGGCGATACGCTAGAAGCGGTTGCCCGCCGTTACAAGACGACGGTGGCATACCTTGCCGGCATCAACGGGATCGTGAATCCGTCACGGTTGGTCATTGGGCAAGTTCTCGCGGTGCCGGGTCCGGGGAATAACCCCCCCGGCGGCACGCCTGCCCCAACGGTTGTCCCCACCGGACAGCCACAGCCGGGGGCAACGCGCTATACCGTTCAGCCGGGGGATAACTTGTTCCGCATTTCGCTCCGCTTTAACCGGACGATGGACGCTATTATGCGGGCAAACGGGATTTTCAACCCGAACCTGATCTACGTTGGGCAGGTGTTGGTCATTCCGTGA
- a CDS encoding DUF192 domain-containing protein → MSDTRYRTVRLAASGEVLIARVVWGTDFWTKFRGLMFRRHLPIDEGVIFVYGRESKVETSIHMFFMRFEIACLWLDKEGRVVDMVLAKRWRPAYAPRTPAQYVLEAHPSVLERVKVGDLLAW, encoded by the coding sequence GTGAGCGATACCCGCTACCGCACCGTGCGCCTCGCCGCCAGCGGCGAGGTGCTGATCGCCCGCGTCGTCTGGGGGACGGATTTCTGGACGAAATTTCGCGGGCTGATGTTTCGCCGTCATCTCCCCATAGATGAAGGGGTGATCTTCGTCTATGGGCGGGAGAGTAAGGTTGAAACAAGTATTCACATGTTTTTCATGCGCTTTGAGATTGCCTGTCTGTGGCTGGATAAAGAAGGGCGTGTGGTTGATATGGTGTTGGCAAAACGCTGGCGTCCGGCTTACGCGCCGCGCACCCCCGCCCAATATGTGTTGGAAGCGCACCCAAGCGTTCTGGAGCGGGTGAAGGTCGGCGATCTGTTGGCGTGGTGA
- a CDS encoding GNAT family N-acetyltransferase, with translation MPIPTLDTERLLIREFRAEDGEGRRTLIEEGFESAITHEQNDTWLRWMLLNYRALENLYQPPYGDYAITLKTTGDLIGAVGLVPSVIPWGVLPAFRVPEEAPHTLISPEFGLFWVIGKAHRRQGYAAEAARGLITYLFDELSVRRVIAQTDHANLASQAVMRSLGMAIYHNPGDTPFWFEVVGVLNHPSHAHERR, from the coding sequence ATGCCGATCCCAACGCTTGACACAGAACGCCTTCTGATCCGAGAATTCCGCGCTGAAGATGGCGAGGGACGGCGCACCCTGATCGAAGAAGGCTTTGAATCTGCCATTACGCACGAGCAAAACGATACCTGGCTGCGCTGGATGCTGCTTAACTATCGGGCGTTGGAAAATCTCTACCAGCCGCCCTACGGTGATTACGCAATCACCCTGAAAACGACGGGCGATCTGATCGGCGCGGTGGGGCTTGTCCCCTCGGTGATTCCTTGGGGAGTTCTCCCCGCCTTTCGCGTCCCAGAGGAAGCCCCGCATACCCTAATTTCCCCGGAATTCGGCTTGTTTTGGGTTATTGGCAAGGCGCACCGTCGGCAGGGGTACGCCGCCGAAGCCGCACGGGGGCTGATCACTTACCTGTTTGATGAACTCTCGGTTCGCCGTGTCATTGCCCAGACTGATCACGCCAACCTTGCCAGCCAAGCTGTGATGCGATCTTTGGGGATGGCAATCTACCATAACCCAGGGGATACCCCCTTCTGGTTCGAGGTCGTCGGCGTTCTCAACCATCCTAGCCACGCTCATGAGAGGCGCTGA
- a CDS encoding acetyl-CoA hydrolase/transferase family protein: MPDSKRLYAERLTTPETAVSVVQSGMRVYHSGNCSVPRVLNKALAARAPMLNNVEIVQMLNVGGTEYAAPEMEGHFRINALFIGSEVRLAVNECRADMTPIFLSEASQLFSTTLPIDVAIIQVSPPDDHGYCSFGVEVGVSKTAAEQARIIIAEINPNMPRTHGDSFIHVSKLTHIVEVYYPIPEFERRAPSPLQQQIGQYIADLIEDGSTLQTGIGELPDAVLSCLGDKQHLGIHSELFSDGVIDLIEAGVITNERKTLHPGKLIAGFVLGSKRLYDFIHDNPMVELHPTEYVNDPFRIAQNRQMVAINAALEVDLSGQVCADSIGHRLYSGVGGQVDFVRGAARSAGGKPIIAMSSTAKDGTISRIVPMLKAGAGVVTSRNDVHYVVTEYGVAYLHGKTVKDRVQALISIAHPNFREELAAKAREMAYLPKAYVGV, encoded by the coding sequence ATGCCTGATTCAAAACGTCTTTATGCTGAACGTCTGACAACCCCTGAAACCGCCGTGAGCGTTGTTCAATCGGGGATGCGTGTTTACCACAGCGGAAACTGCTCGGTGCCGCGTGTCCTGAATAAAGCACTTGCCGCCCGTGCGCCGATGCTAAACAATGTTGAAATCGTCCAAATGCTCAATGTGGGGGGGACGGAATACGCCGCCCCAGAGATGGAAGGGCATTTTCGCATCAACGCGCTATTCATCGGCTCAGAGGTGCGCCTTGCCGTGAACGAGTGCCGTGCCGATATGACACCGATCTTCCTCTCTGAAGCCTCGCAGCTTTTTAGCACAACCTTGCCTATTGATGTGGCGATTATTCAGGTCTCCCCGCCCGATGATCACGGGTATTGTTCTTTTGGGGTAGAGGTTGGTGTCAGCAAAACAGCGGCGGAACAAGCGCGAATCATCATCGCTGAGATAAATCCGAACATGCCCCGCACGCATGGCGATTCCTTCATCCATGTCAGCAAGTTGACGCACATCGTGGAGGTCTATTACCCAATTCCCGAATTTGAACGTCGCGCCCCAAGCCCTCTTCAGCAGCAAATTGGACAGTACATTGCTGACCTGATCGAAGACGGAAGCACACTCCAAACCGGCATTGGCGAACTCCCAGATGCGGTGTTGTCATGTCTGGGCGATAAGCAGCATTTGGGTATTCATTCTGAATTGTTCTCTGACGGGGTGATCGATTTGATTGAGGCGGGCGTGATCACGAATGAGCGTAAGACGCTCCATCCGGGTAAGCTGATCGCCGGATTCGTCTTGGGATCAAAACGTCTTTACGATTTCATTCACGATAACCCGATGGTTGAACTGCACCCCACCGAGTATGTGAATGATCCCTTCCGCATTGCCCAAAACCGCCAGATGGTTGCCATTAACGCCGCGTTGGAGGTTGATCTGAGTGGGCAGGTATGCGCGGATAGCATCGGACATCGACTCTACAGCGGCGTCGGCGGGCAAGTCGATTTCGTCCGAGGGGCGGCTCGTTCGGCGGGCGGCAAACCGATTATTGCCATGTCCTCGACAGCAAAAGACGGCACAATCAGCCGTATTGTCCCCATGTTGAAGGCTGGGGCGGGGGTGGTTACCAGCCGCAACGACGTTCACTATGTCGTTACCGAATATGGTGTGGCATACCTACACGGCAAAACAGTCAAAGATCGCGTCCAAGCGTTGATCAGCATTGCCCATCCCAATTTCCGTGAAGAATTGGCGGCAAAGGCACGGGAGATGGCATACTTGCCGAAAGCGTATGTAGGCGTCTGA